Below is a genomic region from Erigeron canadensis isolate Cc75 chromosome 7, C_canadensis_v1, whole genome shotgun sequence.
gcgctggtggctcctGCTGCAGCTTTCGCTTCTTCGTTTAGCTCCCGAATCACtttcttgtgtcttgtaacttcaaaggcttccttcttgagtcacttgatgtcatttaccctctctcgcatcttccgtgaacctgcataaacacattactcattaagtaccaatagtttcGGAAtgataactcatttaagcatagaaatgaagcctttccttaggggtttttatcacaaaatggacgctcatccgTACCGTATTGCTGTGAGGAGTATTGTTGTGCTCCAGGTCCGCTCATGTTCCCAAAGCCTTGGCTTGGAGGCATTTGATAGCCCTGTCCTACAGATccgtggggggggggggggggtatggCCGAGAGGTCCTGGGTGACTTTGACCAGTAGGTCCTTGATGGCTTTGGCCCGAAGGTCCTTGAAAGGTTTCACCCGAAGGTCCTTGGTAACCTCCAGATGGGGCATTAAGTCCGGAGGGGGAACTGTTCATTGCGTTGGGTCCTCCTGGGATAGATCCTGATTGAGGTACATTGGAGTATTGGCCCCCAGGTCCTGTGGGTCCTAGGGGAACATTAGTCTGGGCGCTGGCTCCGGAGGCTGCATTTTCTTGCCTCGAGGCCTCGGTTTCTTCCGGCTGTGTCCGATGCGGGGGTGTTCAGGTTCGAAGGCCCTCACTTCCTAGTCCGAACCCGTATTCGGTTCTGACTCGGGATCTTGGGATTCGAGGGGATCGTCGGGGTCTCCTTGGAGAGGTATCATAGTCATCTTTTGTTTCATCGTCGAAATTCAACGTCCTGGTGACGCCGCCGAGTGCCCCGACGTTTCGGAGATATCTAATGGTATGATTAATGTGATtataatttcaaataatataGTCTGGATCGAATAATTGCGGGGTCCTAGATGGAGATCCTCGCGTGAACCCTCATTGTCCCCTGGTGTTTGGCCTGGGCGCTCAGTGTCTTCACCAGTCCAACGATTAGTTTGTTGTTCGCCACTGATTGGTGTTTCAACCGTTGGCCCAGATCTGGGTGGAGAGTTTCCAGTGGGCTCGTTCCCGGTTGTTTGCTGGGAACTTTGCCCAAATCCTGGTGGAACCTCGGCCATTTTTCTCGATTCGATACAAAAAACAGAATCTAAAGTGGTTTTGGGATCTTAGTATGAGGTCCTACGGATGGCGTCAAATGTTTGTACACCGAACCGAGGTTAAAACAATGGGAGACGATGGGTGATTATGGTCGTTTATTGGTGGTTCCCAAAAGGTAGAGTtaatctctttacgccaattgaGTTCTTTTAGCGACCTATATGTGATCGAGTGTACTGAATTGGATGCCTTTAGTGGGTCTTACGATCCTCCTTTTATAGGGGGAAGTGTTCTTGGAGAACAAGTAGGTCgcttagggtttcctaagtcttGGGCCAGGGATAAAATTTCCCTAATTATCAGCTGGAGATGATAAGGCCAAATGTCGAATTCATAGGGGAATGATACTTATCCTTTTCATTTATCTGCCTAAGCCTTCGTTACGGACGACCCTTCATATCACTGTGTCAGGTCATGCGTACCGCTGGAGGGATATGTCATCAAGCATGTTAAAAGAACTAAGAAgaaaacaaaaccaaatataTGTGGTTGCAACTCACGACTTAGCAAACTAGTAAATTAGTTTGTAAAAGAGACAAAATGGAACAGAGCATAATAATACttgctttgaaaaaaaaaaaattggagcATGAGAAATGAAAGGGAATGATGATAATGAAATTTGGTTtgtcatttgaaaaaaaaaataaagaattagaAAGAAGAGATGTATGAGTTGGATTATTAGGCCATGAATGTGAAGTTTGGCCATGAGTCGGGAGACGAATGGGTTACaatctataatatatttagagatGTGATAGAAGTAAAAGTGGGTCATTgatataaaattacaaaaatagtCCCCTACTGTACATATAATTTGTACTGCCCATGGTACAAATTATTTCCCTTTAGGTTAATTTAATAAATGTCCGACCTTATTATTAACTAAAAACTCgttttatctttaaaagtctctcaaaattatttatctgtatatataacctagaaaaaccctcacatattctcaacacataaaaaaaacctacggcagaaaaaaaaaaaacctacgatcgactaccaaaaaggttttatttatttatttatatactttttcatatttaatcaccagtattattatttgacatttaattcttatgttattgttattattatctcttttaatttagtttgttttccATTATAGGTTCTTTttggcttcttcttcaacaacaaaaaataagaccacattagttcatcttaaAAATCTTAAGctaacacatgttaaccattatCTATGACTCtatgttgtgcatgtatggattgTTTCGGAATGGAACAacccaaaaaaaatcaaaatgttcaaaaatggtctttgttgatgaatttgtatgtatttttcaaattatatactttgttgaaaattttatatttaagtaaatttgaaaaaaaaataaataaataaattgaaatcaatatttatataaagttaattttcatatgttttctcGTATTGATAGTTATCTAATcatatttatgtaaaaatatatatacctagCTTTAGTCCCACGGATCGAATCAAACCCTCCGAAAATCTAAAGACATTATTAACCGACAGCCAAACACCCCCATTTGTCGTCCGCTCTACACCTCTTTCAATTCGATATCCCCCCACCTCTGTCTCGATCGGCATCACAACTCGTTTACTAGAAAGAAGAAGATGGAAACGGCAGGAGAATGGTTAGAAAAGGCATTACTAGATATTTGTAAGAAAACACAAGGTTTGGATTTAGATGAAGATTTAATATCTGGGCTTGTTTCTTATTGTGACTTTGCTCCACCCCTTGATGCCAAAGAATACCTTGATGtatttctctttctctctctctctttttttttttactccatgctattctaattttttatgtttcttgccattataatttttaacctaattttatttgtatctatatttaGTTGGTGGTTTAGTTGAAATTAAATATCTTTCTAGTTTCCCCAACGTGGAGTTAGCTCACTTGGTAAGGGTTTGGGAGTAGAGTAGATATgctgttcaaaaataaaaaaataaaaatgttaggGTGCGTTTGGTCGTCGAAAACAACAcccttgttttctaaaaaaacatgaaaaatagaaaacgcgttctaatcatagttttctaagaatattttttcaagaaaatagaaaacaatgttttccacttttcaatggaaaagttgaaaacattttttccgtgttttccattttcattttccatttctcCCCTCCCTTTCTCTCACATCCCTAAcatattttctagttttctaattaaaactcgttttcaaaatttttatttgttttctagaaaataaaaacccttttcattttttagaaaattaaaaatagaaaaccataaaacattttctacaaccaaacggAGCCTTATGGTTTCCCGTATTGGTATTGAATTCCGTATAGACTCTTTAATATGCATTACTGTTAGTTAGGAGTAGGCGAGATGTTTCATTTGATTTCTTCATGATTGAGTTGGGATTGGCAATGCCGGAATACGAAATTGCGGATCTGTGCTTGTAATTTGTAGACAATAATTATAGAACGGAAGGAGCTAAGTTAGTTGATTGTTATTGCTGCCATCTTTTGGTGACAAActcttccctttttttttttaggtcaAATATTCATGATAGTGATTGCAGGAAGAGAATGTTCATGTAGTTAAGACTTAAGACatagaaaacactttttttccTTATATGCCTTCTAAATACTATCCCAACTTCTAATACTTCGTATTATCTGGTGTGGGggattctttttatattttgacgGAGACATGGTTTTAGCTTACTCTGCGGAGTAATTTTGTCTTGAGTGTTAGATTCAATTATTTTTGacatgaattttttaatttctgcTCTATGGGAACATAAATCGAAATTTATTTTCACATGTgtgtttcatttttaataagATGACTTGAGAAGATTCTGTCATTGGTCTTGTTTACTAGCTTTTTGGAAGCGAAAGTGTTAGATTTATAATCATCTGTAGTATTATTGTTGGCTTCCATGGTCGTTGCCGGGATTCTTAATAAATGGTTTTTCTTATAAGCTTTCCCTTTAATAATCACTTGCTGAAAAGCTCCCTTTCTCAAGCTCCTCAAAAATAGCTTATTTAGGCTGATAAGCTgttttattggaaaaaaaaacttggctGTTTATGAAAAAACTAATAAGCATAAGTAACCTTTAGGCAAACACCACCGTATTATACAAGGTACTTTCAGGTGTCCATGCATTGACTGAAGATTGTTTATAAGACAGAAAACATACTTTAACTTCTCAAAATACCTATCTTCACGGCTGCTCAACCATCATCTTCTGTgtttaatatatgtaattatagACCCATTTATAATCCAAAGTAGGATGAAAATCTAAATGCATACTTGAAAAGAATGGTATAGACTGTTGAAATCATATCATGTATTGTCTTTCTCTTAACATATACAGAATATAGTTGGTGAGGAAGCCGGTGGACCTGTGATCTATGAATATTTGAGACGAAGAGGTTATACAGACACTATCACCACATCTCGCGATGGTCCTACTAACCAATTACGCGAGTACGTCAAACCACCAGCAAAAGAGACTATTAACATGACTAGAAAAGCAGTAAAACCACCAAAAGAGAATACTGTGACCACTTCCAAAAATGTCCCAGCTCAGATCACACAACCACAAAATCAAGAAACAGGATTCCAAAGTAAgtcaaaaaagaagaaatctGGTAAAGCGATATCTCTTGCAGAGGCTTCGAAAGGGTCTATCATATTTCCTAAGGGACAACCGTGTTCATGTGAAGCCCGCAGGCATAGACTTGTGAGTAATTGTTTGTCTTGTGGAAAGATTGTGTGCGAACAGGAAGGAGAGGGACCTTGTAGTTTTTGTGGGGCCTTAGTGCTGAGAGAAGGCAGCACATATGCTGGACTAGAGGAAGAAGCGGGTCCTGTATCTGATGCCGATGCCGCAGCCGAAGCTTATGCAAAAAGGCTTGTTGATTATGACAGAAACTCTGCTGCACGTACAATTGTGATAGATGATCAAAGCGATTACTATGAGATTGAAGGGAATAGTTGGCTGTCAACGGAGGTATATTgcttgttagttttttttatcttattataATGGTGGCAACAAGAGCAGCTGTGGCTGGTTGCGTAATATGATTAAAACCAGTAGTTTTTGGTATATCTTGGTTGAGCCGACATAAAACACCTTCTGTCCTAAAAAGATCTTATATCAAATATGATgtcaattattattatcactCTAGTTGTCGCcttgtttataataaaatgatctaaAAGGCTTCAATGTTGTATGAATTTAAAAGACATGGAGAACTTTTAAGCTGTCTGACCCCATTTGATCTGGCTTCCTAGTATATCTGTCGTTTGACCTGTTAGAGATGAAACGTAATCTGACTCCTAACTCATAAGTGGTTTGAAGTGGCCACTACTAAATATAAACTGGTATGTGATTGCTTTAATTTTTAGCTCATACTGGCACACAGGAAAAGGAACTTCTGGAGAAGAGAAAAGAGGAACTTGAGGAGGCTGAACGTGCTAACCGCAGCAAAGTTGTCATATCTTTTGATTTAGTAGGGCGTAAGGTacttttgaccttttttttaatCGGAAAATGGTAGTTGTTAATCCTGGGACCCCCAAAGAGTCAAAGCCTCCCCCCTCCCCTTTTGGACCATTAGACCAAGACCTCATTGACTTGTTTACTTTTGTCATTTCTTTATGCATCCTCTTAGTCCCTTTCCCCTTGAATATCTTCTAAATGTAGGTAGTATTTGTGTGTCGCTATCTTTCATCTGGACTTAAACATCACAAGTTTTAACTGTGTGGAAATTAGAGGTGTAAATGAGTCAAGCCTGCTCGATACCTAGTTGAATTCGATTCGTAAAAAGCTAGTTTTGAGCCGAGCCTATACGAGTTTGAGCTTAGCTATTGACTCGTTTAGTAATCGAGCTCGAGCTTCGAACACATAACTCGATTAAGGCATTAAGCTCGCGAGCCTAAACgagttttcatattttaatataaaaatatatattatttatatatatacatacatataatattaaTCGAGCTTTCAAATAGTAATCGAGTCGAGCCTAAACGAGCATTTTTCACGAGCTTCAAATAATCGAACTTACTTTTGATTACTtatcgagctcgagctcgagtcAAGCTTGaatttgtttagtttatttttttttttttgacaacgAGCCGAtctcgagtcgagctcgagctttctTAATACATCACAAGCCGAGCTCGAGTTTAAACATTAGGGTTCGAACGAACTCGAGCTTCTAAAACGATCTCAAGCTCGAGCACTGCCAAGATCGGGCTCGACTCGGCTCGTTTATGAGTTTGCCTGTTTCTAAATACACTTTGTGTGACTTTCAACATACTTGACCTACTTCATAAttgctttttcttttcttcttaatCTGCCCTTTTTATTGAATGGCAAAAACATATATTCTACTTTACAACTTTGTGTTAGCGGGACTTGAATTGGTTGAGGGAAACCTTAGTATCACCTTGCTAATGCTAGGCCGAAAGCCTAAAAGTCTGTTAGTAAAAACTTCACCAATGTGACCtgttaaaggaaaaaaattggCATCCTTAGGGCAGGTGCTTGTGAAGATTGTCAAACTGCTAGCTTTCTATATTATTGCTTGTTTTGAAATGTTAGAACCTCATTGCAGGTTCTTTTGAATGGAGATGAAGCCTCAGAACAATTGGAAAATAGTATCTTGCTGAAACCTGCTAGTGAACGAGAAGTGAACCGCATCAAGCCTAATCCGACCCTTGATATAAAACCAATTTTCATCGACCCTGGCCCCAGCAAGAAAAATGGCAATGGGAAGGCGGATCATGTGAAAAAGGGATTATCCACTCGTATGTGCTTGGAAATTAGTGGTAGGGTGCAGCATGACTCCAGTGAACTAAAACACCATGACCATTTGGATATCAGCAGCTTCTGATATGAGTTATTTGGTGACCAACTGTAAAAATATTTTCCGGATCTGAATGATTGTTTAGTTACGCATACTAGAACAGATAGATTGTTCCGTAATGCCATGTTACATTTTATTCATAATTGGATGTTGATGTGTGCTTCTCATGCTATATATTCTTCGACATTTAGGACGAGACGAAATGAGCAGGCACAGGCACTGACATTAGCCTATTTGTTGGTCTAGTCTATTAAAATGTTAGCCCCTAGTTGTAATTCaggttttcattttcatcacacCCGGAATTGGTCAATATTTATGACAAACTAGTTACGCTACTCGGGTGTTAGCCCCGGGAGACATAAGATTGCCTTTCGAAAACTTATATATGCGGGAGATATCTTAGTTTGTTTCTTATTTAACTTGTGTTTGAAAATGTATTGTCGTATACAAAGATATAACAATTATTTACAAGATCAATTGTGTGAATAGTTgagaaggtaaaaaaaaaatgaatgttaatCATGTAGAACTATACACgattaataataattgtaaaaaaaacaattgataTGTGACAAAACGAGGAAAAAAACAAGCAAATTCGGAAATGAAAGAAGTCTACCGAAAGTCTTGGTACTTGTCTGATCAATCACACTGAATAGTTgagaaggtaaaaaaaaaaatgaatgttaatCATGTAGAACTATACACgattaataataattgtaaaaaaaacaattgataTGTGACAAAacgaggaaaaaaaaagaaataaaatgcaCTGACGTTATACTATTATACGCGAAGCAtaaaatgaaatggaaaaataccatataaattattgtagaaaataaaagataaatgaacGCGGAAACCGTTGTACAAAATTGTAAAAagcaacataaaaaaaacaaaaaaacagaaATAATGACAATTTGAGTTAGATGTATTAGGCAAATAAAAACgtaaaacaaacaaatgaaacataaaaaagaaatggaaaataCCATACAAGTTAATAACTAATCAACCCGGATTCTATTcggttattttataaaacttttacaaaaaaataagtaatatattatttgagttgttgataaatatataatttaatatgcAAAACtctataaagttattaacctaGAGTTTCACTAAAATGGTCTAGATTTTAAAAAAACGAATgttttagttattgtttataCACCCGCAAATATGtgcaaatgttaaaaaaaattagcttGAAAAAGGCTCGTGGTAAAGACAAGATATACTTTGACCAGACGTGCTCGAAATTTTTTGTCGATTCGGGAGAAGTtttcagaaaagaaaaaacattagCACAAACAAATATAGAGACTACAACAAAgagtaaaacttaaaaatacaaGTGTGTAAATTAAACTAAGAAATTCTTGGCAAGATATGTCTTAACATGATATTTGTTTATAATATGCAAATTTATAGTTAAAGACATATAACCAATGATTTTTagaattaaaatgtaaaaagtcACAAATAAAAACATAGAAGCAATTTATTTATTGAGAATGtgtaaataagaaagaaaaaaataaaatatatatgacatcatgtACTTTTATCAATATTGGTAGGAAACGATTCAAGCTTGACACATAggattttttctaaaaatatatttttgtagacaatcttgttttatttgcataaaagattgtagaaaataaaaaataaatgaacttgtagaaaataaaaaataaatgaaccTGGAAACCATTGTACAATAATTcgtaaaaagcaaaaaaaaatactGATATAACGACAATTTTAGTTAAGTGTATAAGGCAAAGAAGAAaacgtaaaacaaaaaaaaaactcacgcTCTTTTGTTGAATTGGGCGACCGATATACAATACCAATTTAACACAAATGTTATATATTCCAACGCTCGTTAGAGAAATGAACCTGATTTGCAGCAGCTTTTTTAATTGTTGTTAGACATTCAAATAACATCTAACGATCGTTAACAGCCGTTAGCAAAAAAAGACCAAACTCCTTTTTAGAGAAAAAGACTTGGTTTGCATCTGTTATTGCTACTCACGCCCAAACAAATAACGTATGTTAACCATTGTTAGTGTTTTTcactattttttttcaaagatgAGGACAACTATCGAAAGTATTTCACGGCAAAGACTAATATTGCCAAAATAATGTAGCGAACGGAAATCCACgcacgatatatatatatatacacaaggtATGTCACCTGGGCGTTACTCCGAGAGACATCACATTTATTATGTGTGGtaaatgtaaagtttataacatGTTTGCAAAACGATAATACAGTTGGAATAACTCATATGACATTGATCTCTTTAATGAGGAAAGTAAGTATAttgttttgatttgttaaaaaaaaattatacaaatcctataaaaataaaaattaataatatgaaacaaaatattaataattaaaaaataattaaaacatatatatatatattttaaataaaaagtcaaacaaaaataattccATAGCAGTAAAACATCGgacaataaaaaaattgaaaagataaaagtttcCAACTAATCTTTTGGAATAAATAAGCATATATATCTCAAGCGTCCCCGCTACTATCACGTTAGTATACATTATGTAATAACATactatcaaaattttgaaaaaattattattattacaaaaaatgacaacaaaagatttcaaaatacattaaaagtaaaagaaaagttcatatatgaaaaaatgtcttctagaaaataaattcagatggtttaaaaccaaatataatatattatgtcTTATAGAGGGTCGgtggaaaaaataaaattgaaaaataaagtttaataaATGGAAACAAAATAAGTAAAAAGGTAGATGGAGGATTATGAAAGCAAGTGTAAGAATATGATCATGTAAAACTTGACAAATTATGCATTTTAACAACCTAATAAAAATTGTTATCGGTTATTTTTTATCAGAGATTATCGTCGTCATATCGTGCGATTAATGATAGTATAAGCCAACATGCACCCCTTTTTACAAGGATTGGTAAGTGACTTTTCACAAAAGTGTTTCACTTTGTGAGGTAATTGATCAAACTTCACATAAAGCGTATTTAGTCTTTTGGGTAAAAGGTTACCCTGATCAATATTATAACATTGAAAAGTTAATACaagtaaaatgaaaaatgtcTTCTAGAAAATAAATTCAGATAGTTTAAAaccaatatataatatattatgtcTTATAGAGGGTTGgtggaaaaaataaaattgaaaaatgaagtTTAATAAATGGAAACAAAATAAGTAAAAAGGTAGATGGAGGATTATGAAAGCAAGTGTAAGAATATGATTATGTAAAACTTGACAAATTATGCATTTTAACAACCTAATAAAAATTGTTATCGGTTATTTTTTATCGGAGATTATCGTCGTCATTTAATGATAGTATAAGCCAACATGCACCCCTTTTTACAAGGATTGGTAAGTGACTTTTCACAAAAGTGTTTCACTTTGTGAGGTACTTGATCAAACTTCACATAAAGCGTATTTAGTCTTTTGGGTAAAAGATTATCCTGATCAATATTATAACATTGAAACGTTAATACGTAAAATGGCAAAATACCATATTAATTCATATACAGTACATGACAAATCATGTATATGTAATCTATCCAAGTAAACAATAAGAAGCTATAATAAGTGATTACAAGAGCAAATAAACTAATACAATTAAAGCAGCTTCATTGTAATCTCATGCTCTTTTCCTGTACTACTTCTTCCGCCTTATATTGATGGTGCGTTCTACATATAGAAGATCGAAGAGATCCTCCATTTATCAAGTAACTCGACACATTGAATGCCCTGCTTAAACTTTAGTGTAGCTATCTTCAGTCTCACGTATGTATGATTATTTGATGCACTTGTGGAGCTGTTCTTAATTTATTAGAAAATAGACGCGCATTTCTTTCCTGCCATATAACATAAGAGGTGGCCACCACAACCAGTCTACCAATGACGCTTTTAGCCGAACTTTGCTTTGCAATGGGGATTAGCGAAACAACAATATCTTCCCATTCCGTTGAAATATGTTCCATTCCACATAATTGTTTTAATCCAGCCCATTCCTTGAGAAGAAAAGTTAcatccaagaaaaaatgtttgtgAGAATCACGAACATGTTGACACAAAAGACAACACATCAGATTCAGATTATATTCGCCTTTAGTCTCTCATTCTTTGAGTCTTGCATACTTAAAACGTATTCATAGTAAATTACTACGGAGTATTACTATATTATACTAACAAGTAAcataaaatttgtaaataattttgtttggtttttgttaAATAGAACTTGAcggtgtaatttttttttttttttgaaaggtgaatctCGTTGGAAGCTTCTAGTCGTGATTCGACAacggaggtctagcatacgttgtcttaaccgcgCCCGCACTGGAGAGCTCCctcaaagtagaaatgtctatttcaaatacttgATGGGAGAAAAACCTCTACTAATCTGCTCGaagacacgacgattaataggggtaaactctgctctctcagacttgaacctgagtatacccaagtcaagtcctcataaagggacttaattCATATATCCTCTTCAAGACTTTAACACAAAACCTACTGCAAAGAGAGATGATTATTCAAACAGTGAGTTAAAGCTCAAGGACTTGAcggtgtgtaagttaactttacAATTACTATTAAGTTTAGGGTGGattttaaatataaagataaaattttaattttatgtaagttaatttttatattactgcaatttccattttatttttcaactaGGCCGTttagaaaagaagaaaaaaaaggttaaaaaataaaatacaaacacgAAGTCATTGGGTAACGCATCTACACCCTCAAAGCAGAGGATAATAATCTCACCCACACCCAAAACCCTATTTTTCATTTCCAAAACCCTATTCTTTCCCACAACCCACTTTCCTGTCTTAAATCACACACAATCTCTCCGTTTTTCTCTAAAGGCAAAATGGTGGCTGATAAAGGAAAGAAACCCAAGATCCCAGAgaaagttgaagatgaagaaaacgcAGAGCAAATTGACAGTGAGCTTGTTTTGTCCATTGAAAAActccaagaagtccaagatgAACTTGAAAAGGTTTaatcttttttatctttatttaatatttatcttgTGCTTTTCATTACCCAGATTTTCTAATTTGAAAAAGATCttgtatattatgtttttatgtgtTAAGTGTTATGACTTATGACCATTTGTTACAATTaggaatttatttatttttttgaattttaaatgtcTTTACTTTGTGTAAATTATGTATTGTGGATCTGGGTCGGCTAgaaatatagttgttttttaGGTTTTACTAAAAAGATTTCATCTTTATGacttttttgtaattaatattaGTTTGGGCTTTTAGATATGGGTCTTTAGATATACCGAGTTTATCTATGTTATTTAAATATAgttcaaatcaattttttttgtttgtttagaaTGTTGATATTTGATGTAGAGCTCTCCGCTTTAAGTCTTGTTAACATGGTCTGAGTACTCTGAGCATAAGTAGAGATGGTTATAATTTTTTGAATGTGTATGTGGTAACCAAGTTGTATGCATTACTGATCTTTGAATGACTTTGAAGTCTGAGTTATAATAAAAATTGCTTTTGTGTTCATAATTGTTGAATGACACTTAGACACATTCAATTAAGTCGAATGTGGTAGTTGACGAAGTGCTTGAGTCTTTAATTTTATCGGTTATTAGGctttatatgaaattataatGTGTTCATTTATACGTATACTGTGAATTTGATTCAGATTAATGAGGAAGCAAGTGATAAAGTGTTGGAAGTGGAACAAAGATACAATGTGGTTCGGAAGCCAGTTTACGATAAGCGGAGTGAAGTTATCAAATCAATTCCTGATTTTTGGCTGACGGCTGTGAGTGATTTCTTATTTATGACAAGTCAAAGCTCTAATGAATTTTCTTATCTAACATGTATTTGTTCTTGCAGTTCTTGAGTCACCCAGTTCTCTCCGATCTATTGACTGAAGAAGACCAAAAGGTTGGAATTTCAACTCTTTTAGTGTGATTTATGTACTAGACGATTAAAAAAAGT
It encodes:
- the LOC122607312 gene encoding activating signal cointegrator 1 — encoded protein: METAGEWLEKALLDICKKTQGLDLDEDLISGLVSYCDFAPPLDAKEYLDNIVGEEAGGPVIYEYLRRRGYTDTITTSRDGPTNQLREYVKPPAKETINMTRKAVKPPKENTVTTSKNVPAQITQPQNQETGFQSKSKKKKSGKAISLAEASKGSIIFPKGQPCSCEARRHRLVSNCLSCGKIVCEQEGEGPCSFCGALVLREGSTYAGLEEEAGPVSDADAAAEAYAKRLVDYDRNSAARTIVIDDQSDYYEIEGNSWLSTEEKELLEKRKEELEEAERANRSKVVISFDLVGRKVLLNGDEASEQLENSILLKPASEREVNRIKPNPTLDIKPIFIDPGPSKKNGNGKADHVKKGLSTRMCLEISGRVQHDSSELKHHDHLDISSF